A window of the Procambarus clarkii isolate CNS0578487 chromosome 79, FALCON_Pclarkii_2.0, whole genome shotgun sequence genome harbors these coding sequences:
- the LOC138357636 gene encoding uncharacterized protein, whose amino-acid sequence MTGRRRRGGDDGGDGAATTGATTGRRRGGDDGGDGAATTGATTGRRRGDDGAATTGATGRRRRGRRGDDVAATGRGRGGDGAATGRGRGGDGAWTWRRRGGDVAATGRRRGGDRAATGRRRDETTTFREKCQTTPQKYTKKYTKKYTKIYTKIYTKIYTKIYTKKYTKIYTKIYTKIYTKKYTKIYTKIYTKIYTKIYTKIYTKIYTKIYTKKYTKKYTKIYTKIYTKIYTKKYTKIYTKIYTKIYTKKYTKIYTKIYTKIYTKIYTKIYTKIYTKLYTKIYTKKYTKIYTKIYTKIYTKIYTKIYTKKYTKNTQI is encoded by the exons ATGACGGGGCGGCGACGACGGGGCGGCGACGACGGGGGCGACGGGGCGGCGACGACGGGGGCGACGACGGGGCGACGACGGGGCGGCGACGACGGGGGCGACGGGGCGGCGACGACGGGGGCGACGACGGGGCGACGACGGGGCGACGACGGGGCGGCGACGACGGGGGCGACGGGGCGGCGACGACGGGGGCGACGGGGCGACGACGTGGCGGCGACGGGGCGGGGACGTGGCGGCGACGGGGCGGCGACGGGGCGGGGACGGGGCGGCGACGGGGCGTGGACGTGGCGGCGACGGGGCGGGGACGTGGCGGCGACGGGGCGGCGACGGGGCGGCGACAGGGCGGCGACGGGGCGGCGACGGgacgagacgacgacgtttcg AGAGAAATGTCAGACAACACCTCAGAAATACACCAAGAAATACACCAAGAAATACACCAAGATATACACCAAGATATACACCAAGATATACACCAAGATATACACCAAGAAATACACCAAGATATACACCAAGATATACACCAAGATATACACCAAGAAATACACCAAGATATACACCAAGATATACACCAAGATATACACCAAGATATACACCAAGATATACACCAAGATATACACCAAGATATACACCAAGAAATACACCAAGAAATACACCAAGATATACACCAAGATATACACCAAGATATACACCAAGAAATACACCAAGATATACACCAAGATATACACCAAGATATACACCAAGAAATACACCAAGATATACACCAAGATATACACCAAGATATACACCAAGATATACACCAAGATATACACCAAGATATACACCAAGCTATACACCAAGATATACACCAAGAAATACACCAAGATATACACCAAGATATACACCAAGATATACACCAAGATATACACCAAGATATACACCAagaaatacaccaaaaatacgcaGATCTGA